In Bos indicus x Bos taurus breed Angus x Brahman F1 hybrid chromosome 1, Bos_hybrid_MaternalHap_v2.0, whole genome shotgun sequence, a single window of DNA contains:
- the PDXK gene encoding pyridoxal kinase has product MEEECRVLSIQSHVVRGYVGNRAATFPLQVLGFEVDAVNSVQFSNHTGYSHWKGQVLNSDELQELYDGLKLNSVNQYDYVLTGYTRDKSFLAMVVDIVQELKQQNPRLVYVCDPVMGDQRDGEGAMYVPDDLLPVYREKVVPVADIITPNQFEAELLTGRKIHTQEEALEVMDMLHSMGPDTVVITSSDLLSPRGSDYLMALGSQRTRAPDGSMVTQRIRMEMHKVDAVFVGTGDLFAAMLLAWTHKHPNNLKVACEKTVSAMHHVLQRTIKCAKAKSGEGVKPSPAQLELRMVQSKKDIESPEIVVQATVL; this is encoded by the exons GTTTTGGGGTTTGAGGTCGATGCGGTGAACTCTGTCCAGTTTTCAAACCACACAG gctaCTCACACTGGAAGGGCCAAGTGCTGAACTCAGACGAGCTCCAGGAGCTGTACGACGGGCTGAAGCTGAACAGCGTGAATCAGTATGACTATGTGCTCACAG GCTACACACGAGACAAGTCCTTCCTGGCCATGGTGGTGGACATCGTGCAGGAGCTGAAGCAGCAGAACCCCAGGCTCGTGTATG TGTGCGACCCCGTGATGGGAGACCAGCGCGACGGAGAAGGCGCCATG TACGTCCCCGATGACCTCCTCCCCGTTTACAGAGAGAAGGTGGTACCCGTCGCAGACATCATCACCCCAAACCAGTTCGAGGCTGA GTTGCTGACTGGGAGAAAGATCCACACCCAGGAAGAAGCCTTAGAG GTGATGGatatgctgcactccatgggccCGGACACAGTGGTCATCACCAGTTCGGACCTGCTGTCCCCGAGGGGCAGTGACTACCTGATGGCTCTGGGGAGCCAGAGGACAC GGGCTCCCGACGGCTCTATGGTGACACAGCGCATCCGCATGGAGATGCACAAGGTGGACGCGGTCTTTGTGGGCACCGGGGACCTCTTCGCTGCCATGCTCTTGGCGTGGACACACAAGCACCCCAACAACCTCAAG GTAGCCTGTGAGAAGACCGTGTCAGCCATGCACCATGTTCTGCAGCGGACCATCAAGTGTGCAAAAG CCAAGTCTGGGGAAGGAGTGaaacccagccctgcccagctggAGTTGAGGATGGTGCAGAGCAAGAAGGACATCGAGAGCCCCGAGATCGTCGTCCAGGCCACGGTGCTGTGA